Proteins encoded in a region of the Candidatus Saccharimonadia bacterium genome:
- a CDS encoding AAA family ATPase, which translates to MSRYTFNAGALRITKARTARLIPGTLKTLLGAVAGLSLISGVVLIILGHNPGLSLTGVAVALITTLIWIRRDLDQLPAAAVGSTTQLEALLPLELASHYREPFTAAGLWQALGAGWETRFICVRFGLDLNLIAQILAQSSLDPDQLWSTAEQTSTELGLPTLEAGTILTALFAVSPELTGYLTKIKLTPADLAEGARWVHRVDELSHIKRPIYGGIARDWASGFTPQLSRFGTNISLEVESAAGNLATQERTDQLDDLVTGLNSASGSVVLIGEPGVGKSALLLGLAERLLQGRASRSLAHYQIYSLSASTILSSSERSGDIERIVMTLLSEAGHAGNIIIALDEAQLFFGQGTGAVNLSQVLLPLLQSRSFKLVLALTPGDWQRLKATNTAMASLLTPLVLAEPGQANVVRQLADRALYLEKGQLLTTYSALVEAYRLSGRYLQDEAYPGKALKLLEAAFNHPDGSFISEISVEQAIESQFGVKVQTATSAESDVLLHLEDKIHERMINQTRAVSVVANALRRARAGVANPKRPIGSFLFLGPTGVGKTELARSIAALYFGNESNIIRLDMSEYQQIADVDRILMSAAENPSGLLPRVRQTPFSVVLFDEIEKAHPNILNLLLQLLDEGNLTDTTSHPASFKDAIIIATSNAGAEEIRQRIEAGQALETFEQEFTNSLIDSGAFRPELLNRFDEIVLFRPLNQAELAQVVRLMITEVNKTLANQKIIVALTDAAAAELVVAGYDPRLGARPMRRMVTRRVEDTVAAMILRGEARPGDTITLDAGQLGGGSEPTPVDPPLEV; encoded by the coding sequence TTGAGCCGGTACACCTTTAATGCCGGGGCCCTGCGCATCACCAAAGCCCGCACCGCCCGCCTCATACCCGGCACGCTCAAAACCCTGCTCGGCGCCGTCGCCGGGCTCAGCCTCATCTCCGGTGTCGTCCTGATAATCCTGGGCCACAACCCCGGACTGAGCCTCACGGGCGTGGCAGTGGCGCTCATCACGACGCTCATCTGGATTCGCCGCGACCTCGACCAATTGCCAGCCGCTGCCGTCGGCTCCACCACCCAGCTCGAGGCTTTGCTGCCCCTCGAGCTGGCCTCGCATTACCGCGAGCCATTTACTGCCGCCGGATTGTGGCAAGCCCTGGGCGCCGGCTGGGAGACGCGTTTCATCTGTGTTCGCTTTGGCCTCGATCTCAACCTAATCGCTCAAATCCTCGCCCAAAGCAGCCTCGACCCCGACCAGCTCTGGAGCACGGCCGAACAAACCAGCACCGAACTGGGCCTTCCCACGCTCGAAGCCGGCACCATCCTCACCGCCCTGTTTGCCGTCAGCCCCGAGCTCACGGGTTACCTCACCAAGATCAAACTCACCCCAGCCGATCTGGCCGAAGGCGCCCGCTGGGTCCATCGCGTCGACGAACTCAGCCATATCAAACGGCCTATTTACGGCGGCATCGCGCGCGACTGGGCTTCGGGCTTCACGCCCCAGCTGTCGCGCTTTGGCACCAACATTAGCCTCGAGGTCGAATCCGCCGCCGGCAACCTCGCCACCCAAGAGCGCACCGACCAGCTCGACGACCTGGTGACCGGCCTCAACAGTGCCTCGGGCAGCGTCGTGCTCATCGGCGAGCCCGGCGTCGGCAAAAGCGCCCTACTGCTAGGCCTCGCCGAGCGCCTGCTCCAGGGCCGTGCCAGCCGCAGCTTGGCCCATTACCAGATCTACTCGCTCAGTGCCTCCACCATCCTCTCCAGCTCCGAGCGCAGCGGCGACATCGAGCGCATCGTGATGACCCTGCTATCCGAAGCCGGCCACGCCGGGAACATCATCATCGCCCTCGACGAAGCCCAGCTGTTTTTCGGCCAGGGCACCGGCGCCGTCAACCTCAGCCAAGTGTTGCTGCCGCTCCTCCAATCACGCAGCTTCAAGCTCGTGCTCGCGCTCACCCCCGGCGACTGGCAGCGGCTCAAAGCCACCAACACCGCCATGGCCAGCCTGCTCACCCCGCTCGTGCTCGCCGAGCCCGGCCAAGCCAATGTTGTGCGCCAGCTCGCCGACCGCGCGCTGTATCTGGAAAAAGGCCAACTCCTCACCACCTATTCGGCGCTCGTCGAGGCCTACCGGCTGTCCGGCCGCTACCTCCAAGACGAAGCCTACCCCGGCAAAGCCCTCAAGCTCCTCGAGGCCGCCTTCAACCACCCCGATGGCTCGTTCATATCCGAAATATCCGTTGAGCAAGCCATAGAAAGCCAGTTTGGCGTCAAAGTCCAAACCGCCACCTCGGCCGAATCCGACGTCTTGCTCCACCTCGAAGACAAAATTCACGAGCGCATGATCAACCAAACCCGCGCCGTCAGCGTGGTCGCCAACGCCCTGCGCCGCGCCCGCGCCGGCGTCGCCAACCCCAAGCGACCCATCGGCAGCTTCTTGTTCCTCGGCCCCACCGGCGTCGGTAAAACCGAGCTCGCCCGCAGCATTGCCGCGCTCTATTTCGGTAACGAGTCCAACATCATCCGCCTCGACATGTCCGAGTACCAACAGATCGCCGACGTCGACCGCATCCTCATGTCGGCCGCCGAAAACCCCTCCGGCCTCCTCCCGCGCGTCCGCCAAACCCCATTTAGCGTCGTGCTGTTCGACGAAATCGAAAAAGCCCACCCCAATATCCTCAACCTCCTCCTCCAACTCCTCGACGAGGGCAACCTCACCGACACCACCAGTCATCCCGCGTCATTTAAAGACGCGATCATTATCGCCACCTCCAACGCCGGGGCCGAAGAAATTCGCCAGCGCATCGAAGCCGGGCAAGCCCTCGAAACCTTCGAACAAGAGTTCACCAATAGCCTCATCGATTCCGGCGCTTTCCGGCCTGAGCTTCTCAACCGCTTTGACGAAATCGTGCTGTTCAGGCCTCTCAACCAGGCTGAGCTCGCCCAAGTCGTGCGCCTCATGATCACCGAGGTCAACAAAACCCTCGCCAACCAAAAAATCATCGTCGCCCTCACCGACGCCGCCGCGGCCGAGCTCGTCGTGGCCGGCTACGACCCCCGCCTCGGCGCCCGCCCGATGCGCCGCATGGTGACTCGCCGCGTCGAAGACACCGTCGCCGCCATGATCCTGCGCGGCGAGGCTCGCCCCGGCGACACCATCACCCTCGATGCCGGCCAGCTCGGCGGCGGCAGCGAACCAACCCCAGTTGATCCGCCGCTTGAAGTTTAG
- a CDS encoding DEAD/DEAH box helicase: MFSSKNLRQPKVRAIDPNKFINKAVAPLEEVVFEPVHTFKDFALDDRLQFNVEQHGYVNPTPIQDGAIPYVLAGRDIIGLANTGTGKTAAFLLPILQRMLHGHAKRCLVLIPTRELAIQIEEEFRIFAKGLNLYATLVVGGASVGRQLSQLARKPQFIVATPGRLKDLIENYGQSIDDFDVLVLDEADRMLDMGFIKDIRTIMGYLREERQTLFFSATTTPEINQLLTTILKDPATVSVRRGETSDHVEQDVIRVEGGKEAKEEKLVELLSGSDFKKVLIFGETKWGVQKLADRLERRGLKVAAIHGNKSQPQRQRALNDFKAEKVQALIATDVAARGLDIPNVSHVINFDAPKQYEDYVHRIGRTGRAGQMGKALTFVSTGAAAIAEGSRADRTMSRGPRR, from the coding sequence ATGTTTTCATCGAAGAACCTACGCCAGCCCAAAGTCCGAGCTATCGACCCGAATAAATTCATTAATAAAGCCGTCGCCCCGCTTGAAGAAGTGGTGTTTGAACCGGTGCATACGTTTAAGGATTTTGCGCTTGACGACCGTTTGCAGTTTAACGTCGAGCAACACGGCTATGTGAACCCGACGCCGATCCAAGACGGGGCTATCCCCTACGTGCTGGCCGGCCGCGATATCATCGGCCTGGCGAACACGGGTACCGGCAAGACCGCGGCGTTTTTGCTGCCGATTTTGCAGCGGATGCTGCATGGGCACGCCAAGCGTTGCTTGGTTTTGATCCCGACGCGCGAGTTGGCGATTCAGATCGAGGAAGAGTTCCGGATTTTTGCCAAGGGGCTCAACCTGTACGCCACGCTTGTAGTGGGTGGGGCTTCGGTTGGTCGGCAGCTGTCGCAGCTGGCACGCAAGCCGCAGTTTATTGTGGCGACGCCGGGTCGGCTCAAGGATCTCATTGAAAACTATGGCCAGAGTATTGATGACTTTGATGTGCTCGTGCTCGACGAGGCCGACCGCATGCTCGATATGGGCTTCATCAAGGATATTCGGACGATTATGGGTTACCTGCGCGAGGAGCGGCAGACGCTGTTTTTCTCGGCTACTACCACGCCCGAGATTAACCAATTGCTCACCACGATCTTGAAAGACCCAGCTACCGTGAGTGTGCGCCGCGGTGAAACGAGCGACCACGTGGAGCAGGACGTGATTCGCGTGGAGGGTGGCAAGGAAGCCAAAGAGGAGAAGCTGGTGGAGCTGCTTTCGGGCTCGGATTTCAAAAAAGTGCTGATTTTTGGCGAGACCAAATGGGGCGTGCAGAAGCTGGCCGACCGGCTGGAACGGCGCGGCCTCAAGGTGGCGGCGATTCACGGCAACAAGAGCCAGCCGCAGCGCCAACGCGCCTTGAACGACTTCAAGGCCGAAAAGGTGCAGGCGCTGATCGCCACGGATGTGGCCGCGCGCGGACTGGATATTCCGAACGTGTCGCACGTGATCAACTTTGACGCACCCAAGCAGTACGAAGACTATGTGCACCGTATTGGCCGTACAGGCCGCGCTGGGCAGATGGGCAAGGCGCTGACGTTTGTGAGCACGGGTGCGGCGGCGATTGCCGAGGGTTCGCGGGCCGATCGCACGATGTCGCGCGGGCCGCGGCGCTAA
- the topA gene encoding type I DNA topoisomerase, giving the protein MSKNLVIVESPAKGKTIAGFLGKDYQVEASYGHIRDLPKSGMSIDIEHGFEPTYEISPDKKKRVNELKKLAKTADAVWLASDEDREGEAISWHLCLALGLDPKTTKRIVFHEITKPAIERAIASPRTVDQHLVDAQQARRVLDRLVGYELSPVLWKKVQGGLSAGRVQSVAVRLIVEREREIENFTSGFSYKITAQFDAAGAGFKAELPARFKTDTEAKKFLEDVATASFSVASLETKPGERKPAAPFTTSTLQQEASRKLGFSVKQTMVLAQRLYESGKITYMRTDSVHLSDQAIDGAASMIKQKFGDKYYKKRQYTTKSAGAQEAHEAIRPSDFTRDTVTGESGEIRLYELIWKRTVASQMADAVLERTTVGVATSTRPENLVAKGEIIKFDGFLKLYLAQDTDEEAEEEGILPPLTVGQTVVLDTMQAVQVYDRPKPRYTEASLVKNLEEMGIGRPSTYAPTISTIQDREYIIKGDLEGKERPVKRFELKAGTVTEANTVETYGADRNKLFPTSIGMLVSDFLVKHFPKVVDYDFTRKVEEEFDEIADGKQTWNKMIAEFYEGFHPTILAADSISRQEAAGARELGADPKSGKPIIARLGRYGPMLQLGSAEDEEKPKFAPLPTGRRIDDVTLEEALELFKLPRVLGQTADGADIAVNFGRFGPYAKWGSNYVSIKPDDPFTITLERARELITEKAATDAAKRIKNFDDSPIVILNGRFGPYITDGKKNAKIPKGTEPAEITLDEAKKLLADAPAKSKRRRIVKS; this is encoded by the coding sequence ATGAGCAAAAACCTCGTCATCGTAGAGAGCCCCGCGAAGGGCAAAACCATCGCCGGCTTCCTGGGCAAAGATTACCAGGTTGAGGCTTCGTACGGCCATATTCGTGACTTACCCAAATCTGGCATGTCTATCGACATTGAGCACGGCTTCGAGCCCACCTACGAAATCAGCCCCGACAAGAAAAAGCGCGTAAACGAGCTCAAAAAGCTCGCCAAAACCGCCGACGCCGTCTGGCTGGCCTCCGATGAAGACCGCGAAGGGGAGGCCATCAGCTGGCACCTCTGCCTGGCGCTGGGACTCGACCCCAAAACCACCAAGCGGATTGTGTTTCACGAAATCACCAAGCCTGCCATCGAACGCGCCATCGCCAGCCCCCGCACCGTCGACCAACACCTCGTAGACGCCCAACAAGCCCGCCGCGTGCTCGACCGGCTCGTGGGCTACGAACTCTCGCCGGTACTGTGGAAAAAAGTGCAGGGCGGCTTGAGCGCCGGCCGCGTACAGAGCGTGGCCGTCCGCCTCATCGTCGAACGCGAACGCGAAATCGAAAACTTCACCTCGGGATTTAGCTACAAAATCACCGCCCAATTCGACGCCGCCGGCGCCGGCTTCAAAGCCGAGCTTCCCGCGCGCTTCAAGACCGACACCGAAGCCAAAAAATTCCTCGAAGACGTCGCCACTGCCTCATTTAGCGTCGCCAGCCTCGAAACCAAGCCCGGCGAGCGCAAACCCGCCGCACCGTTCACCACCTCCACGCTCCAGCAAGAAGCCAGCCGCAAGCTCGGCTTCTCGGTAAAACAAACCATGGTGCTCGCCCAACGCCTCTACGAATCCGGCAAAATTACCTATATGCGTACCGATTCTGTGCACCTCTCCGACCAAGCCATCGACGGCGCCGCCAGCATGATCAAGCAAAAATTCGGCGACAAGTATTACAAAAAACGCCAGTACACCACCAAATCCGCCGGCGCCCAAGAAGCCCACGAGGCCATTCGGCCCTCAGATTTCACCCGCGACACCGTCACCGGCGAATCCGGCGAAATACGCCTGTACGAACTCATCTGGAAGCGCACCGTGGCCTCCCAAATGGCCGACGCCGTACTCGAACGCACCACGGTGGGCGTTGCCACCTCTACCCGCCCCGAAAATCTCGTTGCCAAGGGCGAAATCATCAAATTCGATGGCTTCCTCAAGCTCTATCTCGCCCAAGACACCGACGAAGAAGCCGAGGAAGAGGGAATATTGCCCCCGCTCACCGTCGGCCAAACCGTCGTCCTCGACACCATGCAGGCCGTGCAAGTTTACGACCGCCCCAAGCCCCGCTACACCGAGGCCAGCCTGGTTAAAAACCTCGAAGAAATGGGCATCGGCCGCCCATCCACCTACGCCCCCACCATCTCCACCATCCAAGACCGCGAATACATCATCAAAGGCGACCTCGAAGGCAAAGAGCGCCCAGTGAAGCGCTTCGAGCTCAAAGCCGGCACGGTCACCGAAGCCAACACGGTCGAGACCTACGGCGCCGACCGCAACAAGCTGTTTCCCACCTCTATCGGCATGCTTGTATCCGATTTCCTCGTAAAACACTTTCCCAAAGTGGTCGACTACGACTTCACCCGCAAGGTCGAGGAAGAATTCGACGAAATCGCCGACGGCAAGCAAACCTGGAACAAAATGATCGCCGAATTCTACGAAGGCTTCCACCCCACCATCCTCGCCGCCGACTCCATCAGCCGCCAGGAAGCCGCCGGCGCCCGCGAGCTCGGCGCCGATCCGAAATCCGGCAAACCGATCATCGCCCGCCTCGGCCGCTACGGACCCATGCTGCAGCTCGGCTCGGCCGAAGACGAAGAAAAGCCCAAATTCGCCCCCCTGCCCACCGGCCGCCGCATCGACGACGTTACGCTCGAAGAGGCCCTGGAGCTCTTCAAGCTACCCCGCGTGCTCGGCCAAACCGCCGACGGCGCCGATATCGCCGTAAACTTCGGCCGCTTCGGCCCGTACGCCAAATGGGGAAGCAATTACGTCTCCATCAAGCCCGACGACCCCTTCACCATTACGCTCGAACGCGCCCGCGAGCTCATCACCGAAAAAGCCGCCACCGACGCCGCCAAGCGCATCAAGAACTTTGACGACAGCCCCATCGTGATTCTCAACGGTCGCTTCGGCCCCTACATCACCGACGGCAAGAAAAACGCCAAAATCCCCAAGGGCACCGAACCAGCCGAAATTACCCTTGATGAAGCCAAAAAACTCCTAGCCGACGCTCCCGCCAAATCAAAACGCCGTCGCATCGTCAAATCTTAA
- a CDS encoding PBP1A family penicillin-binding protein yields the protein MAKSKPKPRKSPRGLFYEALPVAQPSQLGLSDAGQQLRDALQTLGELWQTLREQSGPVSRAWSAWLIRTGLATSATLGQWARAGIVATRYAGDATRTYAPAAVADAGVFAGRVRRRLGDRRARALYLSLAAGALFGLVAVTAVTATNTLRSYAQDISSPGALLDKKKTGITILDRNNQVLYQGYGAQSNTPVQLGDIPPTLKNATLAAEDPSFYEHPGFSWRGTIRAAVTDLTHQNRAEGGSTLTQQLIKNALLTSDKKFQRKYQELLLAMELEQRYSKDDILLMYLNDTYYGQGSSGVEAASQTYFHKPVSQLTLGESALLAGLPLGPSRLDPNVNLDAALGRRDYVLTRLAELGKITPAEATAAKAQPLALADSPGASPNALIVYAKPIIIRAPHFVFYVLDQLRSKYGSDAVENGGLTVHTTLDLTKQDLAQQTIQTQISKLGSHHVTNGGLISIEPSTGNIVAMVGSVDYNAPGFGNVNVTLSQLQPGSSFKPIAYATAFKKGYTGATHVDDTPMSVPNGDGTLYVPQNYDLKFRGSVSLRQALANSLNIPAIKVLQFAGIHDTIQTAHDMGITTLQDESRFGLALVLGGGEVRPLDMATVYATFANNGTKVEPRAILKVQNRYGQDITKPANTTPQAVLDPRIAYMITNILSDNPARTPEFGPNSPLKLSRPTAAKTGTTNDFRDNWTVGYTPQLATAVWVGNNDHTPMNNVDGITGAAPIWGTFMEAALADQPVVDFSIPAGIGTAKVCAADGGLANPWDAGYTEIFMTSAMPTKPCASRAPQVDIPPTPASPTAPTIPLLTLPNLPPIILPHTKPFLNPFQ from the coding sequence ATGGCCAAGTCTAAACCCAAACCCCGCAAGTCACCCCGCGGCCTCTTTTACGAGGCGCTTCCGGTTGCTCAACCATCGCAACTCGGCCTTAGCGACGCCGGGCAACAACTCCGCGACGCCCTCCAAACTCTCGGCGAGCTATGGCAGACCCTGCGCGAACAATCCGGCCCCGTCTCACGCGCCTGGTCGGCCTGGCTGATCCGCACCGGCCTCGCCACCTCCGCAACCCTCGGCCAATGGGCCCGCGCCGGAATAGTCGCCACCCGCTATGCCGGCGACGCCACCCGCACCTACGCCCCGGCCGCCGTCGCCGACGCCGGCGTATTTGCCGGCCGCGTGCGCCGGCGCCTAGGGGATCGGCGCGCTCGCGCCCTGTATCTGTCGCTAGCCGCCGGCGCCCTGTTTGGCCTGGTGGCCGTCACCGCCGTCACTGCCACCAACACCCTGCGTTCCTACGCCCAAGACATTTCCAGCCCCGGCGCCCTGCTCGACAAAAAGAAAACCGGCATCACCATTCTCGATCGCAACAACCAAGTCTTGTATCAAGGCTACGGCGCCCAATCCAACACCCCCGTGCAGCTCGGCGACATCCCTCCCACGCTCAAAAATGCCACCCTAGCAGCTGAAGACCCCAGTTTTTACGAACACCCCGGCTTTTCCTGGCGAGGCACCATTCGCGCCGCCGTCACCGACCTCACTCACCAAAACCGCGCCGAAGGCGGCTCCACGCTCACCCAGCAACTCATCAAGAACGCTCTGCTCACCTCCGACAAGAAATTCCAGCGCAAGTACCAAGAGTTGCTGCTAGCCATGGAGCTCGAGCAGCGCTACTCCAAAGATGACATCCTCTTGATGTACCTCAACGACACCTACTACGGCCAGGGTTCATCGGGGGTCGAAGCCGCCAGCCAGACCTACTTTCACAAGCCCGTCAGCCAACTCACGCTCGGCGAATCAGCGCTGCTAGCCGGCCTGCCGCTCGGCCCTTCGCGCCTCGACCCCAATGTCAACCTCGACGCCGCCCTCGGCCGGCGCGATTATGTGCTCACCCGCCTGGCCGAGCTGGGCAAAATCACCCCTGCCGAGGCCACCGCTGCCAAAGCCCAGCCTCTCGCCCTCGCCGATTCACCCGGCGCCAGCCCCAATGCCCTGATCGTCTACGCCAAGCCTATTATTATCCGCGCCCCCCATTTTGTGTTTTACGTGCTCGACCAACTCCGGTCCAAATACGGCTCAGACGCCGTCGAAAATGGCGGTCTCACCGTCCACACCACGCTCGACCTCACCAAGCAAGATTTAGCCCAACAAACCATCCAAACCCAAATCAGCAAGCTAGGCTCGCACCACGTCACCAACGGCGGACTCATCTCGATCGAGCCGTCCACCGGCAACATCGTCGCCATGGTTGGCAGCGTCGACTACAACGCACCCGGATTTGGCAACGTCAACGTGACGCTCTCCCAGCTCCAACCTGGCTCCAGCTTCAAGCCCATCGCCTACGCCACTGCCTTCAAAAAAGGCTACACCGGCGCCACCCATGTCGACGACACGCCCATGTCGGTCCCCAACGGCGATGGCACACTCTACGTACCCCAAAACTACGACCTCAAATTCCGCGGCTCCGTGTCACTGCGCCAAGCCTTGGCCAATTCACTCAACATCCCAGCCATTAAAGTGCTGCAATTTGCCGGCATCCACGACACCATCCAAACCGCTCACGACATGGGCATCACCACCCTGCAAGACGAATCGCGTTTTGGCCTCGCCCTCGTACTCGGAGGCGGGGAAGTGCGCCCCCTCGACATGGCTACTGTTTACGCCACCTTTGCCAACAACGGCACCAAAGTTGAACCGCGAGCCATCCTAAAAGTCCAAAATCGTTACGGCCAAGACATCACCAAACCAGCCAACACCACTCCCCAAGCGGTCCTCGATCCCCGCATCGCCTATATGATCACCAACATTCTCTCCGACAACCCCGCCCGCACCCCCGAATTCGGCCCCAACTCACCACTCAAACTCAGCCGCCCCACCGCCGCCAAAACCGGTACCACCAATGACTTCCGCGACAACTGGACCGTCGGCTACACGCCCCAGCTCGCCACCGCCGTATGGGTGGGCAACAACGACCACACGCCGATGAACAATGTCGACGGCATCACCGGCGCCGCCCCCATTTGGGGCACCTTCATGGAAGCCGCCCTGGCCGACCAACCCGTCGTCGACTTCAGCATTCCCGCCGGCATCGGCACGGCCAAGGTCTGCGCCGCCGACGGGGGGCTTGCCAACCCCTGGGACGCCGGCTACACCGAGATATTCATGACCTCAGCCATGCCCACCAAACCCTGCGCCAGCCGAGCTCCACAGGTCGACATACCGCCGACCCCAGCCAGTCCCACCGCACCCACGATTCCGCTCCTCACGTTGCCCAATCTTCCCCCTATAATCCTGCCCCACACCAAGCCATTCTTGAACCCCTTTCAATAG
- the prfB gene encoding peptide chain release factor 2, whose product MQDLIRQLEALASSIREATTKLGLDADRRRVAELQAQATAPDFWSDSQAAGAVSKQLAELERHVASWDNLQTDANEALELAHLEVGGTDEAAQAQVRELYDHTQAEFDRRQFELKLSGPHDRSSAIVEIHAGTGGTDAQDWAQMLQRMYLRYAERAGFSAEVDSTSHGEEAGIKSTTFEINGPYAYGKLKGEAGVHRLVRLSPFNSDNLRQTSFALVEVLPQIAAGPELEIDPDDLRIDVYRSGGHGGQSVNTTDSAVRITHLPSGLVVAIQNERSQLQNKEKAMAILKSRLATLMEAQAKASLTELRASDKSAEWGSQIRNYVLHPYTKVKDVRTGAETNQAQDVLDGDLDLFIEAYLNSQIGADRA is encoded by the coding sequence ATGCAAGACCTCATCCGCCAACTCGAAGCCCTCGCAAGCAGCATCCGCGAGGCCACCACCAAACTCGGCCTCGACGCCGATCGCCGCCGCGTGGCCGAGCTCCAAGCCCAAGCCACCGCGCCGGACTTCTGGAGCGATTCGCAGGCCGCCGGCGCCGTCAGCAAACAGCTCGCGGAGCTCGAGCGTCACGTGGCCTCCTGGGACAACCTTCAAACCGACGCCAACGAGGCCCTCGAGCTCGCACACCTCGAGGTCGGCGGCACCGACGAAGCCGCTCAGGCGCAAGTCCGCGAACTCTACGACCACACCCAGGCCGAATTCGACCGCCGCCAATTCGAGCTCAAACTCTCCGGCCCGCACGACCGCTCCTCAGCCATTGTCGAAATCCACGCCGGCACCGGCGGCACCGACGCTCAAGATTGGGCCCAGATGCTCCAACGCATGTACTTGCGCTACGCCGAACGCGCCGGTTTCAGCGCCGAAGTCGACTCCACCTCGCACGGCGAAGAAGCCGGCATCAAAAGCACCACCTTCGAGATCAACGGCCCCTATGCCTATGGCAAGCTCAAAGGCGAAGCCGGCGTGCATCGCCTGGTGCGCCTGAGCCCCTTCAACTCCGACAACCTGCGCCAAACCTCGTTCGCGCTCGTCGAGGTCCTGCCCCAGATCGCAGCCGGCCCCGAGCTCGAAATCGACCCCGACGACCTCCGCATCGATGTCTACCGCTCCGGCGGCCACGGCGGCCAATCCGTCAACACCACCGACTCCGCCGTGCGCATTACGCACCTCCCCTCCGGCCTCGTGGTCGCCATCCAAAACGAACGCTCCCAGCTCCAAAACAAAGAAAAAGCCATGGCCATCCTCAAATCCCGCCTGGCCACCCTCATGGAAGCCCAAGCCAAGGCCAGTCTCACCGAGCTGCGCGCCAGCGACAAATCGGCCGAGTGGGGGAGCCAGATCCGCAACTACGTCCTCCACCCCTACACCAAGGTCAAAGATGTCCGCACCGGTGCCGAAACCAACCAGGCTCAAGACGTGCTTGACGGCGACCTTGATCTATTTATCGAAGCCTATCTAAACTCCCAAATCGGCGCCGACAGAGCCTAG
- the ftsE gene encoding cell division ATP-binding protein FtsE, with amino-acid sequence MILFDRVTKVYPNQMVALSGLNLHIQPKEFVTIVGSSGAGKSTLIKLLTREEVHSSGKIIVGGLDYDTITARDVPLVRRRIGVVFQDFKLLPGRRVGENVAFALEVSGARGREIKRAVPKMLTLVGLSPKENSFPTELSGGERQRVAIARALIRQPKILIADEPTGNLDPKNAWEIIELLLKINRFGTTVVLTTHNKEIVNALKRRVITINRGRIIKDEEQGRYTLEGGK; translated from the coding sequence ATGATTCTCTTCGACCGAGTCACTAAAGTGTACCCGAACCAGATGGTCGCGCTCAGCGGCCTGAATTTGCACATTCAGCCCAAAGAATTCGTGACCATTGTGGGATCGAGCGGGGCAGGGAAGTCCACGCTCATCAAGCTCCTCACGCGCGAGGAAGTCCACAGCTCAGGCAAAATCATTGTCGGCGGCCTCGATTACGACACCATCACCGCCCGCGACGTGCCGCTGGTGCGCCGCCGCATCGGTGTGGTATTCCAAGACTTCAAACTCCTGCCCGGCCGCCGCGTCGGCGAAAACGTCGCCTTCGCGCTCGAAGTCTCCGGTGCCCGCGGCCGCGAAATCAAGCGCGCCGTGCCCAAAATGCTCACCCTCGTCGGCCTCAGCCCCAAGGAAAACAGCTTCCCCACGGAGCTTTCCGGCGGCGAGCGCCAACGCGTCGCTATCGCCCGCGCCCTCATCCGCCAGCCCAAAATCCTCATCGCCGACGAGCCCACCGGCAATCTCGATCCCAAAAACGCCTGGGAAATCATCGAGCTCCTGCTCAAAATCAACCGTTTCGGCACCACTGTCGTGCTCACCACGCACAACAAAGAAATCGTCAACGCCCTCAAGCGCCGCGTGATCACCATCAACCGCGGGCGCATCATCAAAGACGAAGAGCAGGGCCGCTACACCTTGGAGGGCGGCAAATGA